GGCCACCGTGCCGTGGCCGGGGACCTGGACCTTGAGGTCGAGCCCGGCGGAGAAGGACGGCACGTTGCGGATGGTGACGGCCTTGGCGGCGCCGTTCTCGACCCGCACCTCGGCGGTGACCAGCCCGGCCGGGGTGTCCAGGCGGACGGTGGTCACCGGTTCCCGCACCTCGACCATGCCGGTCTCGACGAGCACCGTGGCGACGCCGATGGTGCCGTGGCCGCACATCGGCAGCAGGCCGGAGACCTCGATGAAGAGCACCCCGAAGTCGGCGTCCGGCCGGGTCGGCGGTTGCAGGATGGCGCCGCTCATCGCGGCGTGGCCGCGCGGCTCGCACATCAGCAGGGTGCGGAAGTGGTCCAGGTGCTGCTGGAAGTGCACCCGCCGCTCGGCCATGGTGGCCCCGGGGAGGGTGCCGAACCCGCCGGTGATCACGCGGGTGGGCATGCCCTCGGTGTGCGAGTCGACGGCGTGGAAGACGTGGCGGCTGCGCATGGCAGCTCCCCCTCGTGGTGAAAGGTGCGCGATCGGTGAGGTCATCAGGGGCGCGTGGGGGTACCACGCGCCCCTCGTCGGATACCCGGCGTCCTAGGACAGGCCCTCGGCGAGCGCCTTCTCGGTGGCGGCGCGGACGGCGGCCGCAACCTCCGGGGCGAGCGGGCCGCGGGGCGGGCGGCAGGGCCCGCCGGGCATTCCCGCGATGTCCATGGACAGCTTGATGGCCTGGACGAACTCGGTCTTGGAGTCCCAGCGCAGCAGCGGGTGCAGGGTGCGGTAGAGCGGCAGCGCGGTGGCGAGGTCCCCGGCGACGGCCGCCTCGTACAGCGCTACGGAGGCCTTCGGCAGCGCGTTGGGGTAGCCGGCGATCCAGCCGACCGCGCCGGCCAGGGCGAGCTCCAGCAGCACGTCGTCGGCGCCGATCAACAGGTCGAGCCCGGGGGCGAGTTCGGCGATCTGGTAGGCACGGCGGACGTCGCCGCTGAACTCCTTGACCGCGACGATCGAGCCGTCCGCGTGCAGCCGGGCGAGCAGTTCCGGCACCAGGTCGACCTTGGTGTCGATCGGGTTGTTGTATGCCACGACCGGCAGCCCGGCCCTGGCCACCTCGGCGTAGTGGGCGCGGACGGCCGCCTCGTCGGCGCGGTAGGCGTTGGGCGGCAGCAGCAGCACCGACCCGGCGCCGGCCTCGGCGGCCTGCTCGGCCCAGCGGCGGGACTCGGCGGAGCCGTACGCGGCCACACCGGGCATCACCCGGGCGCCGTCGCCGGCGGCCTCGACGGCGGTCCGCACCACCCGGGCCCGCTCCTCCGGGGTGAGCGTCTGGTACTCGCCGAGCGAGCCGTTCGGCACGACGCCGTGGCAGCCGGCGTCGATCAGCCGGCGGACGTGCTCGCCGTAGGCGTCGTGGTCGACCGTGAGGTCCGCGCGCAGCGGCAGCGCGGTGGCGACCATGATGCCCCGCCAGGGCCGGGCGGGGTCGTACGGGACTCGGGTCATGGGGTTCGCTCCTGAGTGGTGAGGTGTGACATTTTACCGACCCTCGCAGGCCGCCACAAGGGCGACCCGCCGGGATCCCGGCGGCCCGCCCGTACGGCACGCGCCCGACGCGGCTCCACGCCGGCGGGTTCAGCCGCTGCCGCCGGGTGACTCGTCCGCGGCGTCGGCGAGGTGCGCGAGCGGGACGGGGCAGGCGAGCGGCCGGCTGTCGGGGCGGGGCGGGCCACCGCCGGCGAGGCAGGCCACGGCGGGGCCGCACATCCGGCCCTGGCACCAGCCCATCCCGGCGCGGGTGAGCAGTTTGACCGTCCGGGCGTCGCCCGCGCCGAGTTCGTCGACGGCCTCCCGGATGCGGGCGGCCGGCACCTCCTCGCAGCGGCAGACGTCCGTCTCCGGGGTGAGCCAGTCCGTCCAGCCCGGGCCGGGCCGGTGGGCGGCGGCCAGCAGGTGGGCGAAGGCGCGGCGGCGGCGGCGCAGCGAGCGGAGTGCGGCCGGCACCGGCCGGCCGGCGATCTCCCGGGCGGCGATCTCCCCTTCGACCAGGGCGAGGTCCGCGCCGCCGACCCCGCAGGTCTCGCCCGCCGCCCAGAGCCCGGGCAGGTTGGTGCGCAGCCGCTCGTCGACGGCCAGGGCGACGGCGCCGTCCGGGCCGGTGCGGGTGGCGGCGCCGAGTTCGGTGGCGAGTTCGATCTGCGGCAGCAGTCCGTGGCCGACGGCGAGCGCGTCGCAGGCGATCCGCCGCCCGGTGCCGGGGACGGGTCGCCAGTCTGCGTCCAGCCGGGCGACCGTGACGGCGGTGACCCGGTCCTCGCCGTGGGCTTCGACGACGGCGCTGCGCGGCCGCAGCCGCACCCGGTGGCGCAGCAGCAGGACGGCGTGCCGGGCGCCCTCGCCGAGCTTGCCGGGGTTGCGGGCGAGGGCGGCGAGGGCGGCGGGTGTCCGGGCGTAGCCGAGGTAGTCGCCGGCCTCGACGACGGCGGGCACCCGGGCGCCGGCCGCGGCGAGCGAGGCGGCCGCGGCGAGCAGCAGCGGCCCGCTGCCGGCGACCACGATCCGGCGGCCGGGCAGCACCAGCCCGGACTTGAGCATGGCCTGGGCTCCGCCGGCGGTGACGACCCCGGGCAGGGTCCAGCCGGGGAAGGGCAGCTGGCGTTCGTAGGCGCCGGTGGCGAGCAGCACCGCGCGGGCCTCGACCACGGCGGCCCGGCCGGCGCTGCCCGTGCTGCTGGGGCCGCCGGGGCCGACGACGGCGCGCAGTCGCCAGGTCTCGCCGGGTTCGGCCGTCCAGACGTGGTGGCCGGACAGGTGGTCGACCCGTCCGGCCCGGGTGTGTGCGTCGAGTCGCCGCAGGAGGGCCGCGAAGGCGGGCCAGTGGTGGTGGAGGCGGTCGGGGCGGGCTGCGCCGAGGCCGGGCGCGGGGTGGCGATAGTACTGGCCGCCCGGGCGCTCGGCGGCGTCCAGCAGGGCGCAGCGCAGGCCGAGTCCGGCGGCGGTGACGGCGGCGGCCAGCCCGGCCGGTCCGGCGCCGACGATCGCCAGGTCGTAAGGCCGGGCGGCCGGGTCAGACTTCGAGGTCGGCACGGCCGTGTCCCTCCTGGGTGGTGACGACGGTGCCGGGCTCGGCGGGCAGCAGGCAGGTGCGCAGGTTGGGCCGGCCGTCGACGGTGGCGAGGCAGTCGTAGCAGACCCCGATGCCGCAGAAGGCGCCGCGCGGACGGCCCCCGACCCGGGTGCGGCGCCAGGCGAGGATGCCGTTCGCCCAGAGCGCGGCGGCGATGGTCTGGCCGGGCAGCACGGGGACGGGCCGTCCGTCGAACTCGATGGTGTGACCCGGCCCGGGTCGGGCGTCGACCAGCCGGGCGGGGGTGCGGTGCGCGGTCATGCCTCTCCTCGATCGGCGGACGGGTCCGCGAAGCGGTCGGCGCGGAAGGGTGTCGGGTCCAGCGCGGTGGGACGGCCGGTGAGTTGCTGGGCGATCAGCAGGCCGGTGGCGGGGGCGAGCCCGATCCCGGCGCCCTCGTGGCCGCAGGCGTGGAAGAGCCCGGGGACGCGCGGGTCGGCGCCGACGGCGGGCAGGTGGTCGGGCAGGTAGGGGCGGAAGCCGCGGTAGGCGCGCTGCACGGCGACCTCCCGGAGCACCGGGAAGAGGGCGGCGGCCTGGGCGGCGAGCCGGCGCAGCACCTCCACGGAGAGCGTGCGGTCGAAGCCGACCCGCTCCCGGCTGGCGCCGATCAGCACCGGGCCGGCGGGGGTGCCCTCGACGACGGCGGAGGTCTGCAGCGCTGCGGAGCCGCTGGCAACGTCGGCGACGTAGTCGGCGGCGTACACCTTGTGCCGGACGATCCGTGGCAGCGGCTCCGTGACGAGGACGAAGCCGCGCCGCGGCAGCACCGGCAGGGCGACGCCGGCCAGGGCGGCGA
This genomic window from Streptomyces sp. TLI_235 contains:
- a CDS encoding 4-hydroxy-tetrahydrodipicolinate synthase; translation: MTRVPYDPARPWRGIMVATALPLRADLTVDHDAYGEHVRRLIDAGCHGVVPNGSLGEYQTLTPEERARVVRTAVEAAGDGARVMPGVAAYGSAESRRWAEQAAEAGAGSVLLLPPNAYRADEAAVRAHYAEVARAGLPVVAYNNPIDTKVDLVPELLARLHADGSIVAVKEFSGDVRRAYQIAELAPGLDLLIGADDVLLELALAGAVGWIAGYPNALPKASVALYEAAVAGDLATALPLYRTLHPLLRWDSKTEFVQAIKLSMDIAGMPGGPCRPPRGPLAPEVAAAVRAATEKALAEGLS
- a CDS encoding pyruvate/2-oxoglutarate dehydrogenase complex dihydrolipoamide dehydrogenase (E3) component, producing MPTSKSDPAARPYDLAIVGAGPAGLAAAVTAAGLGLRCALLDAAERPGGQYYRHPAPGLGAARPDRLHHHWPAFAALLRRLDAHTRAGRVDHLSGHHVWTAEPGETWRLRAVVGPGGPSSTGSAGRAAVVEARAVLLATGAYERQLPFPGWTLPGVVTAGGAQAMLKSGLVLPGRRIVVAGSGPLLLAAAASLAAAGARVPAVVEAGDYLGYARTPAALAALARNPGKLGEGARHAVLLLRHRVRLRPRSAVVEAHGEDRVTAVTVARLDADWRPVPGTGRRIACDALAVGHGLLPQIELATELGAATRTGPDGAVALAVDERLRTNLPGLWAAGETCGVGGADLALVEGEIAAREIAGRPVPAALRSLRRRRRAFAHLLAAAHRPGPGWTDWLTPETDVCRCEEVPAARIREAVDELGAGDARTVKLLTRAGMGWCQGRMCGPAVACLAGGGPPRPDSRPLACPVPLAHLADAADESPGGSG
- a CDS encoding 2Fe-2S iron-sulfur cluster protein, producing the protein MTAHRTPARLVDARPGPGHTIEFDGRPVPVLPGQTIAAALWANGILAWRRTRVGGRPRGAFCGIGVCYDCLATVDGRPNLRTCLLPAEPGTVVTTQEGHGRADLEV